One Novosphingobium sp. G106 DNA segment encodes these proteins:
- a CDS encoding right-handed parallel beta-helix repeat-containing protein, giving the protein MKPSLRVLLAAAVLVFADSPATAEPQSAPYTIVESGRTFTRLQDAVSAIGGGTATIRFAPARFADCAIQEAGDITYTAAVPGQSILEGVACEGKAALVLRGRAAHIEGLVFANIHVPDMNGAGIRLEHGNLAVSQTWFRDSEQGILSGNDPAATITIDKSTFTRLGTCEGAGGCAHSLYIGEYGALTVTRSRFEAGRGGHYLKSRAQRIGVFNSSFDDSHGKATNYMIDLSGGATGTISGNWFVQGEDKENYSAFIAVAAEGKAHSSNGLTIENNDARFVPGLSRESTFVADWSGDKLAIGPNALGQGLKRTDRR; this is encoded by the coding sequence ATGAAACCCTCGCTCCGTGTCCTTCTCGCCGCCGCCGTGCTCGTCTTCGCAGACAGTCCGGCGACTGCCGAGCCGCAGTCCGCGCCCTACACGATCGTCGAGAGCGGCCGCACTTTCACGCGCCTGCAGGATGCGGTGAGTGCGATCGGCGGCGGGACCGCGACGATCCGCTTCGCCCCGGCGCGCTTCGCCGACTGCGCGATTCAGGAGGCCGGCGATATCACCTACACGGCGGCTGTGCCCGGGCAATCGATCCTCGAAGGCGTCGCCTGCGAGGGCAAGGCGGCGCTGGTGCTGCGCGGCCGCGCCGCCCACATCGAGGGCCTGGTCTTCGCCAACATTCACGTGCCCGACATGAACGGCGCCGGCATCCGGCTCGAACACGGCAACCTCGCGGTGTCGCAGACCTGGTTCCGCGACAGCGAGCAGGGCATCCTCAGCGGCAACGATCCCGCCGCGACGATCACCATCGACAAATCGACCTTCACGCGGCTCGGCACCTGCGAAGGCGCGGGCGGCTGCGCCCATTCGCTCTACATCGGCGAATACGGTGCGCTCACGGTCACGCGCAGTCGTTTCGAGGCCGGGCGCGGCGGGCACTATCTCAAGAGCCGCGCGCAGCGCATCGGCGTGTTCAATTCGAGCTTCGACGATTCGCACGGCAAGGCGACGAACTACATGATCGACCTGTCGGGCGGCGCCACGGGGACGATCTCGGGCAACTGGTTCGTCCAGGGCGAGGACAAGGAGAACTACTCTGCGTTCATCGCGGTCGCCGCCGAGGGCAAGGCGCACAGCTCGAACGGCCTGACGATCGAGAACAACGACGCGCGCTTCGTTCCCGGCCTCTCGCGCGAAAGCACTTTCGTCGCCGACTGGTCGGGCGACAAGCTGGCGATCGGACCCAACGCGCTCGGCCAGGGGCTGAAGCGCACCGACCGGCGCTGA
- a CDS encoding DMT family transporter: MTSQTPAARRYDWTWRHFAALIGGNIALALGPWSVRLSDAGPVATGFWRLTLALPFLAILALSNSQRLTGFKRRTWLAMIGAGLFFAADLAAWHLGIKGTRLGNASLFGNAGSLIIMVWGVVALRRMPTLGEWLALVASCAGAAILFGRSLEISTATLVGDLLCLLAGFFYAFYILLLQNERTQLGGWSLLFWSSVTGSPLLLGFALWLGEPILPHHWWPVLALAFGSQIIGQGLLVYSLRHFPPLIIGLMLLTQPSISVLAGWFAFDETLTVWDGLGMVLVAAALVLARAGEKPA; the protein is encoded by the coding sequence ATGACTTCGCAGACGCCCGCGGCCCGCCGCTACGACTGGACCTGGCGGCATTTCGCGGCGCTGATCGGCGGCAACATCGCATTGGCGCTCGGCCCCTGGTCGGTCCGGCTGTCCGATGCCGGGCCGGTGGCGACCGGGTTTTGGCGGCTGACTTTGGCCCTGCCCTTTCTCGCGATCCTTGCTCTGAGCAATAGCCAGCGACTGACCGGCTTCAAGCGGCGGACCTGGCTGGCGATGATCGGCGCGGGACTGTTCTTCGCCGCCGACCTCGCCGCCTGGCACCTCGGCATCAAAGGAACGCGGCTCGGCAACGCCTCACTGTTCGGCAATGCCGGCAGCCTGATCATCATGGTCTGGGGCGTCGTCGCGCTGCGCCGGATGCCAACGCTTGGCGAGTGGCTGGCGCTCGTGGCCTCCTGCGCTGGCGCGGCAATCCTGTTCGGGCGCAGCCTGGAGATCAGCACCGCGACGCTGGTGGGCGACCTGCTCTGCCTGCTCGCGGGGTTCTTCTACGCCTTCTACATCCTGCTGCTGCAGAACGAGCGCACGCAGCTCGGCGGCTGGTCGCTGTTGTTCTGGTCGAGCGTCACCGGTTCGCCGCTGCTTCTGGGCTTCGCGCTGTGGCTGGGCGAGCCGATCCTGCCGCACCACTGGTGGCCGGTACTGGCGCTGGCCTTCGGGAGCCAGATCATCGGCCAGGGCTTGCTGGTCTATTCGCTGCGCCATTTCCCGCCGCTGATCATTGGGCTGATGCTGCTGACCCAACCCTCGATCTCGGTCCTCGCCGGCTGGTTCGCCTTCGACGAGACGCTGACCGTCTGGGACGGCCTCGGCATGGTGCTGGTCGCCGCCGCGCTGGTGCTGGCGCGCGCAGGCGAGAAGCCGGCCTAG
- a CDS encoding alpha/beta fold hydrolase produces the protein MPRFVTPDGCNLEYRIRGEGPLIVLTPGGRERGEAVAGLADALAEHTCVVTWDRRNAGASDVWFSGESESEIWAQDLAGLIMHLGRGPAWLAGGSAGCRTSVIAALRRPEIARGLLLWSASGGQYASTFLGFSYHAPYIMAALGGGMAAVSQQPFWADRIAENPANCERMLAMDPDAFIAVMKRWMGAFYFRPGSDLTGASNEELRSITLPTLLFEGNDDIHPKAVSDIVAQMIPGTIYLPSPWSDADFMERFTGKTPGSVFDLYPQLAPEILGFIAAN, from the coding sequence GTGCCGCGGTTCGTCACGCCCGATGGCTGCAACCTGGAATACCGGATCCGCGGTGAAGGTCCGCTGATCGTCCTGACGCCGGGCGGGCGCGAGAGGGGCGAGGCGGTCGCTGGACTGGCTGATGCGCTGGCCGAGCACACCTGCGTCGTTACCTGGGACCGGCGCAATGCGGGCGCGAGCGACGTCTGGTTCAGCGGGGAATCGGAGTCCGAAATTTGGGCGCAGGATCTTGCCGGCCTGATCATGCACCTCGGCCGCGGGCCGGCCTGGCTGGCGGGCGGATCGGCGGGCTGCCGCACTTCGGTAATCGCGGCGCTGCGTCGGCCGGAGATCGCGCGCGGGTTGCTCCTGTGGTCGGCTTCGGGCGGGCAATATGCCTCGACCTTCCTCGGCTTCAGCTATCACGCGCCCTACATCATGGCCGCGCTGGGCGGGGGCATGGCGGCGGTCAGCCAGCAGCCGTTCTGGGCCGATCGCATCGCCGAGAACCCGGCCAATTGCGAGCGCATGCTGGCGATGGATCCCGATGCCTTCATCGCCGTGATGAAGCGCTGGATGGGTGCGTTTTATTTCCGGCCGGGCAGCGACCTGACCGGAGCCAGCAACGAGGAACTGCGGTCGATCACGCTTCCCACGCTGCTGTTCGAGGGCAACGACGATATCCATCCCAAGGCGGTCTCGGACATCGTCGCGCAGATGATCCCGGGCACAATCTACCTGCCGTCGCCCTGGTCTGATGCCGATTTCATGGAACGGTTCACGGGCAAGACGCCGGGCTCGGTCTTCGATCTCTACCCGCAGCTCGCGCCCGAGATTCTGGGCTTCATCGCGGCGAACTAG
- a CDS encoding nuclear transport factor 2 family protein, which produces MSDTKALIREWMQITAMGPAEAWEGKASDDLVFRLPYAPPGVTEEVRGFEAAREMLSHHWAGKQRFDWLDVVILATEDPELFVTTARSDVLMDGDVPYGNDYVMLTRVRDGKVVEHAEYFNPLPVLKMLKR; this is translated from the coding sequence ATGAGCGATACCAAGGCCCTGATCCGCGAATGGATGCAGATCACCGCGATGGGCCCGGCCGAGGCCTGGGAAGGCAAGGCCTCCGATGATCTCGTCTTTCGCCTGCCTTACGCGCCTCCCGGCGTAACCGAGGAAGTGCGAGGCTTCGAGGCGGCGCGCGAGATGTTGTCGCACCACTGGGCGGGCAAGCAGCGCTTCGACTGGCTCGACGTGGTCATTCTCGCGACCGAGGATCCCGAGCTCTTCGTCACCACGGCGCGCTCGGACGTGCTGATGGATGGCGATGTACCCTACGGCAACGACTACGTGATGCTGACGCGGGTGCGCGACGGAAAGGTCGTCGAGCACGCCGAGTACTTCAACCCGTTGCCCGTGCTCAAGATGCTGAAGCGTTAG
- a CDS encoding xanthine dehydrogenase family protein molybdopterin-binding subunit, giving the protein MNASVPFRRMIGERAPRKEDARLLTGRGQYTDDVRMPGLLHCVFVRSPAARGRIVSLNLDAARALPGVQAIYTHEDLSVVPVQFMTYFFTPIASPISLLANGRVACVGDPVAMVIAESRAIAEDAAGLVELEIAEEDPVVTITDAQTGALVHPGTESNCTQEMGAAEIPEAVQAILDKAAHVVTQRIDHQRIAQSPMEARGCVASFDGAEELLIHISCQSPHFVARYVSTVLGVPQEAIRVIAKDVGGAFGLKNMPWREEMAVIVAAKLFKRPLKWIEDRFESLTASSHAREQEITLTAGFDAEGRLLAAHGDCSINNGAWPMGEDCNIAVHMFMWPAYKMPAYSFHTRGWYTNTMGLGGYRGPWALESLIRETLLDKAARQIGIDPIEIRRRNLVTAADQPMTTGFDLTVTDITPYECLEKLLANIDVPAFRKEQAEARKQGRYLGLGITTYIEPTAVAGIMTPLTGETAQIRIEPTGKVSAVLTTHSQGHGTATTMAQVIADRLGVAYEDVTVFEGDSSAGSYSPGAGGSRQGVIGGGASWRAAELLADKVKRIAAHLYNASAETIKIENGMIHIEGAPEMSRSLREVAEIAHGEPFRLPEGMETGLEAQYRYQPPPMTFTSAAHACFVEVDADTGFVKINRWISSEDCGTIINPGIVEGQIAGGLAQAIGQVLLEEMPYDGRGNPLAATFKDYLMPAYTDIPDFEYLHANTPSATIGGMRGVGEGGAIIGPPTLANAISDALAPFGELELALPLSPSRLLAAIEGAEKRETAA; this is encoded by the coding sequence ATGAACGCTTCCGTCCCCTTCCGCCGGATGATCGGCGAGCGTGCGCCGCGCAAGGAAGATGCACGGCTGCTGACCGGGCGCGGGCAGTACACCGACGACGTGCGCATGCCAGGCCTGCTCCACTGCGTCTTCGTCCGCTCGCCCGCCGCTCGCGGGCGGATCGTATCGCTGAACCTCGATGCGGCGCGCGCGCTGCCCGGCGTCCAGGCGATCTACACGCACGAGGACCTCAGCGTCGTCCCGGTCCAGTTCATGACCTATTTCTTCACGCCGATCGCCTCGCCGATTTCGCTGCTGGCGAACGGGCGCGTGGCCTGCGTCGGCGATCCTGTGGCCATGGTCATCGCCGAAAGCCGTGCGATAGCCGAGGACGCGGCCGGACTGGTCGAGCTGGAGATTGCCGAGGAAGACCCGGTCGTGACGATCACCGACGCGCAGACCGGCGCGCTGGTCCATCCGGGCACCGAATCCAACTGCACGCAGGAAATGGGCGCGGCCGAAATCCCCGAGGCGGTCCAGGCGATCCTCGACAAGGCGGCGCACGTCGTCACCCAGCGGATCGACCACCAGCGCATCGCTCAGTCGCCGATGGAGGCGCGCGGCTGCGTCGCCTCGTTCGACGGCGCCGAGGAATTGCTGATCCACATCTCGTGCCAGAGCCCGCATTTCGTCGCGCGCTATGTCTCGACCGTGCTGGGGGTCCCGCAGGAGGCGATCCGCGTGATCGCCAAGGACGTGGGCGGCGCCTTCGGGCTCAAGAACATGCCCTGGCGCGAGGAGATGGCGGTGATCGTCGCTGCCAAGCTGTTCAAGCGCCCGCTCAAGTGGATCGAGGATCGTTTCGAATCGCTGACCGCGTCGAGCCACGCGCGCGAGCAGGAGATCACACTGACCGCGGGCTTCGACGCCGAGGGTAGGCTGCTGGCGGCGCACGGCGATTGCAGCATCAACAACGGCGCCTGGCCGATGGGCGAGGACTGCAACATCGCCGTGCACATGTTCATGTGGCCGGCCTACAAGATGCCGGCCTACAGCTTCCACACGCGCGGCTGGTACACCAACACGATGGGCCTCGGGGGCTATCGTGGTCCCTGGGCGCTAGAATCGCTGATCCGCGAGACCCTGCTCGACAAGGCGGCGCGGCAGATCGGCATCGATCCGATCGAGATCCGCCGCCGCAACCTCGTTACAGCTGCCGACCAGCCGATGACCACGGGCTTCGATCTCACGGTGACCGACATCACGCCCTACGAATGCTTGGAGAAGCTGCTGGCGAATATCGACGTGCCGGCCTTCCGCAAGGAACAGGCGGAGGCGCGCAAGCAAGGCCGCTACCTGGGCCTCGGCATCACCACCTATATCGAGCCGACCGCCGTTGCCGGCATCATGACGCCGCTGACCGGCGAGACCGCGCAGATACGTATCGAGCCGACCGGCAAGGTCAGCGCCGTGCTCACCACCCACTCGCAGGGCCACGGCACCGCGACGACGATGGCGCAGGTCATCGCCGACCGGCTCGGCGTCGCCTACGAGGACGTCACGGTGTTCGAGGGCGACAGCTCGGCCGGCTCCTATTCGCCCGGTGCCGGCGGCAGCCGCCAGGGCGTGATCGGCGGCGGCGCCAGCTGGCGTGCGGCCGAGCTGCTGGCGGACAAGGTCAAGCGCATCGCCGCGCACCTCTACAACGCCAGCGCCGAGACGATCAAAATCGAGAACGGGATGATCCATATCGAGGGCGCGCCCGAGATGAGCCGGTCGCTGCGCGAAGTCGCCGAGATCGCGCACGGCGAACCATTCCGCTTGCCCGAAGGCATGGAAACCGGCCTGGAGGCGCAATACCGCTATCAGCCGCCGCCGATGACCTTCACCAGCGCCGCGCACGCCTGTTTCGTCGAGGTCGATGCGGATACCGGTTTCGTCAAGATCAACCGCTGGATATCGTCCGAGGACTGCGGGACGATTATCAATCCTGGCATCGTCGAAGGCCAGATCGCCGGCGGGCTCGCTCAGGCGATCGGCCAAGTGCTGCTCGAAGAGATGCCCTACGACGGGCGCGGCAATCCGCTGGCGGCGACGTTCAAGGACTACCTGATGCCGGCCTATACCGACATCCCGGACTTCGAATATCTCCACGCCAACACCCCCTCGGCAACGATCGGCGGCATGCGCGGCGTGGGCGAGGGCGGGGCGATCATCGGACCGCCGACCCTGGCCAATGCAATCAGCGATGCTCTGGCGCCGTTCGGCGAACTGGAACTAGCCCTGCCGCTGTCGCCGTCGCGATTGCTCGCGGCGATCGAAGGCGCGGAAAAGCGGGAGACGGCAGCATGA
- a CDS encoding (2Fe-2S)-binding protein — protein sequence MSEHRIELTVNGHRHSASVEARTTLGEFLREGLGYTGTHLACEHGVCGACTVMVEGKAVRSCLMLAVQADNCAVTTVEGLADADGTLHPVQQAMRDNYGLQCGFCTPGVVITFAALSANGAKPSVAELEAAMSGHICRCTGYQGIRRAIRQIAGVAQPAGEHA from the coding sequence ATGAGCGAACATCGCATCGAACTGACCGTCAACGGTCATCGGCACAGCGCCTCGGTCGAGGCGCGTACCACGCTGGGCGAGTTCCTGCGCGAAGGGCTCGGCTACACGGGCACGCACCTTGCCTGCGAGCACGGCGTCTGCGGCGCCTGCACGGTCATGGTAGAGGGCAAGGCCGTGCGGTCCTGCCTGATGCTGGCGGTCCAAGCTGACAACTGTGCGGTTACGACGGTCGAGGGCCTCGCCGATGCCGACGGTACGCTGCACCCGGTCCAGCAGGCGATGCGCGACAACTACGGGCTGCAGTGCGGCTTCTGCACGCCGGGCGTGGTCATCACTTTCGCGGCGCTGAGCGCGAATGGGGCCAAGCCCAGCGTCGCGGAGCTGGAAGCGGCGATGTCGGGCCATATCTGCCGCTGCACCGGCTACCAGGGCATCCGCCGCGCGATCCGCCAGATCGCCGGCGTCGCCCAGCCCGCGGGAGAGCACGCATGA
- a CDS encoding SDR family NAD(P)-dependent oxidoreductase: MTDRNQRFAGRRIYLTGAASGIGRATAQILAQGGAKLALVDVNEAGLKIVASETGGVVLPTDLRDGAAIDRSVAQAAEQLGGLDGVVNCAGVPSGGLIDQLSPDEWDRVVAINLTAPYRVCHAAVPLMRGEANGSIVNVASGVGLLPTAAGATAYAASKGGLIAFTRALAKDVGPSIRANCVCPGVAETPMTERILHSQDEASAAAFVAQYTLNRVADAAEIAEGIAFLLSHEASFVTGSTLSVDGGRVFH, encoded by the coding sequence ATGACTGACCGCAACCAGCGTTTTGCCGGCCGGCGCATCTACCTGACTGGCGCCGCTTCGGGCATCGGCCGCGCAACCGCGCAGATCCTTGCGCAAGGCGGCGCCAAGCTGGCGCTGGTCGACGTGAACGAAGCGGGCCTGAAGATAGTCGCATCGGAGACCGGCGGCGTGGTCTTGCCCACGGACCTACGCGACGGCGCGGCGATCGATCGTTCAGTGGCGCAAGCGGCCGAACAACTCGGCGGGCTCGACGGTGTGGTCAACTGCGCCGGGGTGCCTTCCGGTGGCCTGATCGATCAACTCTCGCCCGATGAATGGGACCGCGTGGTCGCGATCAACCTGACTGCGCCCTACCGCGTCTGCCATGCGGCCGTGCCGCTCATGCGGGGCGAGGCGAACGGATCGATCGTCAATGTCGCGAGCGGCGTAGGCCTGCTGCCGACCGCTGCCGGCGCCACAGCCTATGCCGCTTCAAAAGGTGGGCTGATCGCCTTCACCCGCGCACTTGCCAAGGACGTAGGCCCAAGCATCCGCGCCAACTGCGTCTGCCCCGGCGTCGCCGAGACGCCGATGACCGAACGCATCCTCCACAGCCAGGACGAGGCCAGCGCTGCAGCGTTCGTCGCGCAATATACGCTGAACCGCGTCGCGGATGCTGCCGAGATCGCCGAAGGCATCGCCTTCCTGCTCAGCCACGAGGCATCGTTCGTCACCGGCAGCACGCTGTCGGTCGACGGCGGCCGCGTGTTCCATTGA
- a CDS encoding LysE family translocator, which yields MLPRSPKASPSCSATRHRSSPAARCRSTAAACSIELTISLWARGCSIPPRLAAFTLVTGATSLVPGPQMLFVLTQTAWRGPRAGLGALAGLQLGNLSWFILAGLGLGTLAATAPHAFTALAAAGALYLAWLGIQAIRAAGHSAEEDDAPRQAPARGLRDSLAVALSNPKSLVYVLALLPPFVDPRQPVAPQLAILAAIAITCDTLIGSAYVAAGSKLAAAMQRPALRARLEWGVGAVFLIISAAVIANLIRNGGL from the coding sequence ATGCTGCCGAGATCGCCGAAGGCATCGCCTTCCTGCTCAGCCACGAGGCATCGTTCGTCACCGGCAGCACGCTGTCGGTCGACGGCGGCCGCGTGTTCCATTGAGCTAACAATCTCATTATGGGCGCGCGGATGCTCGATCCCCCCGCGCCTTGCTGCCTTCACGCTGGTCACCGGCGCGACGAGCCTCGTTCCGGGGCCGCAGATGCTGTTCGTGCTGACCCAGACCGCCTGGCGCGGCCCCCGTGCCGGTCTGGGCGCGCTGGCGGGGCTGCAACTCGGCAACCTGAGCTGGTTCATCCTCGCCGGCCTCGGGCTCGGCACACTCGCCGCCACCGCCCCGCACGCGTTCACGGCGCTCGCAGCGGCGGGAGCGCTCTACCTCGCTTGGCTAGGCATTCAGGCGATTAGAGCGGCGGGACACAGCGCGGAGGAGGACGATGCGCCGCGGCAGGCTCCGGCCCGCGGACTGCGCGACAGCCTGGCCGTCGCGCTCAGCAATCCCAAGTCGCTGGTCTACGTGCTCGCGCTGCTGCCGCCCTTCGTCGATCCGCGCCAGCCGGTCGCGCCGCAACTCGCCATACTGGCCGCGATCGCGATCACCTGCGACACGCTGATCGGCTCAGCCTATGTCGCGGCTGGCAGCAAGCTCGCGGCGGCGATGCAGCGGCCCGCGCTGCGCGCCCGGCTCGAATGGGGTGTCGGCGCGGTGTTCCTGATCATCTCTGCGGCGGTGATCGCGAACCTGATCCGCAACGGCGGCCTCTAG
- a CDS encoding acyl-CoA dehydrogenase family protein: MSTALSWLERTRALGPMIDAAAAEAETATELSPAVVRAIDEAGLFAIMAPRELGGGEAHPGDVIDAISELSYWDGSAGWFGHAVMTGGAVAGAYLGPRAIELIFPNGRFALAAGQAAPTGKAERVGDGYRISGRYAFGSGSAAAQFLVGGYVVHEGGKPVLGEGGQPTMLIGLAPRESVTFLGNWDVLGLRGTGSYDFQVNEQVLHEDFFFNPTAPVQHRGGALYRMGFMAIPCISHASFALGAARRLLDEWRLFAATKARGTGLMSEMQTFQHDFAGATADLRAADAYVRRTFGVLFDAAEADEVTAAMRLEGQLATSHAFTVAKRIAQAAFASCTTRAVRNGNAIQRCIRDIMAGSAHVLNSEQAQIDAGKVLLDIAGASTPLTREGYSL; this comes from the coding sequence ATGTCGACTGCGCTATCCTGGCTCGAACGCACCCGCGCGCTCGGCCCGATGATCGACGCCGCCGCGGCCGAGGCCGAGACCGCCACCGAGTTGTCGCCCGCAGTGGTGCGGGCGATCGACGAGGCGGGCCTCTTCGCGATCATGGCGCCCCGCGAGCTCGGCGGCGGAGAGGCGCATCCCGGCGACGTGATCGATGCGATCAGCGAGCTGTCCTATTGGGACGGCTCGGCCGGCTGGTTCGGCCATGCGGTGATGACTGGCGGCGCGGTAGCCGGCGCTTACCTGGGGCCGCGCGCGATTGAGCTGATCTTTCCGAACGGCCGGTTCGCACTGGCGGCGGGGCAGGCCGCGCCGACGGGCAAGGCCGAGCGCGTCGGCGACGGCTATCGCATCTCGGGGCGCTATGCGTTCGGTTCGGGTTCGGCCGCGGCGCAGTTCCTGGTCGGCGGCTATGTCGTGCACGAGGGCGGCAAGCCGGTGCTCGGCGAAGGCGGCCAGCCGACGATGCTGATCGGCCTCGCCCCGCGCGAGAGCGTGACCTTCCTCGGCAACTGGGACGTGCTCGGCCTGCGCGGCACTGGCAGCTACGATTTCCAGGTCAACGAGCAGGTGTTGCACGAGGATTTCTTCTTCAATCCCACGGCACCGGTGCAGCACCGCGGCGGCGCGCTCTACCGAATGGGCTTCATGGCGATCCCCTGCATCTCGCACGCCTCGTTCGCGCTCGGCGCGGCGCGGCGGCTGCTCGACGAGTGGCGCCTGTTCGCGGCGACCAAGGCGCGCGGGACGGGGCTGATGAGCGAAATGCAAACCTTCCAGCACGATTTCGCCGGAGCCACGGCCGACCTGCGCGCGGCCGATGCCTATGTCCGACGCACCTTCGGCGTGCTGTTCGACGCGGCCGAGGCTGACGAGGTGACCGCCGCGATGCGGCTCGAAGGCCAGCTCGCTACCAGCCACGCCTTCACCGTCGCCAAGCGGATCGCCCAGGCAGCCTTCGCCTCGTGCACCACGCGGGCGGTGCGCAACGGCAATGCGATCCAGCGCTGCATCCGCGACATCATGGCGGGCTCGGCCCACGTGCTGAACAGCGAGCAGGCGCAGATCGATGCGGGCAAGGTGTTGCTCGACATCGCCGGCGCCTCGACCCCGCTGACGCGCGAGGGCTATTCGCTCTAG
- a CDS encoding cytochrome P450: MLALPAREHRVLRDTFAARFTPRFANGVRPLMRETLNRLIDEWAAGGSMDFEEFSSYYPVSVMAQLIGAPLSAIPGLRKSLETMGLAFSMNPDLEPALQEAIVHIDQFCQGLIDNRRANPKSAGSEPDLLDILLDASREGGISDRQLTDLLIFLFVAGYDTSKNVFTYLMHLLITHPDIYNRCAEDIDYCRKAVEEGLRYFNPSSAFRFTDADIEYRGVVLPKDTMLFFTLNMSGRDPTLFDRADTFDPERPVDPKKRQIAFGLGKHMCLGQYIARAQLQEGLHLVAQRIQAPRISGEIDWRPFPGIWGLKGLPLEFTPVALEPA; the protein is encoded by the coding sequence ATGCTGGCCCTGCCCGCGCGCGAGCATCGCGTGCTGCGCGATACTTTCGCCGCGCGCTTCACTCCGCGCTTCGCCAACGGCGTCCGCCCGCTGATGCGCGAGACGCTGAACCGGCTGATCGACGAATGGGCCGCGGGCGGGTCGATGGATTTCGAGGAATTCTCGTCCTACTACCCGGTCTCGGTCATGGCGCAGTTGATCGGCGCGCCGCTTTCGGCGATCCCGGGCCTGCGTAAATCGCTCGAGACGATGGGCCTCGCTTTCAGCATGAACCCCGATCTCGAGCCCGCGCTGCAGGAAGCGATCGTTCATATCGACCAGTTCTGCCAGGGCCTGATCGACAACCGCCGCGCCAATCCCAAGTCCGCAGGCAGCGAGCCCGACCTGCTCGACATCCTGCTCGACGCCAGCCGCGAGGGCGGCATCTCGGACCGCCAGCTGACCGACCTGCTGATCTTCCTGTTCGTCGCCGGCTACGACACGTCGAAGAACGTGTTCACCTATCTGATGCACCTGCTGATCACGCACCCGGACATCTACAATCGCTGCGCCGAGGACATCGACTATTGCCGTAAGGCGGTCGAGGAAGGGCTGCGCTACTTCAATCCCAGCTCTGCCTTCCGCTTCACCGATGCCGACATCGAATACCGCGGCGTGGTCCTGCCCAAGGATACGATGCTGTTCTTCACGCTCAACATGTCGGGCCGTGATCCGACGCTGTTCGACCGGGCAGACACCTTCGATCCCGAGCGGCCGGTCGATCCCAAGAAGCGCCAGATCGCTTTCGGCCTGGGCAAGCACATGTGCCTCGGCCAGTACATCGCCCGCGCGCAGCTGCAAGAAGGCCTGCACCTCGTGGCGCAGCGGATTCAGGCGCCTCGGATTTCCGGCGAGATCGACTGGCGGCCGTTCCCCGGGATCTGGGGGCTCAAAGGATTACCGCTCGAATTCACCCCGGTTGCGCTGGAGCCCGCCTGA
- a CDS encoding SDR family NAD(P)-dependent oxidoreductase, whose protein sequence is MAQFGAETTTEDVLAGIDLTGKRVLVTGVSAGLGIETARAAAAHGAQVIGTARDLGKAATALAEHSELGIEVLECDLASLASVRGCADALLGRDEAFDVIIANAGVMNCPFGHTADGFETQFGTNHLGHFVLVNRLAPRLRPGGRVVIVSSSAHQFADVDLDDPGFEKTDYDPMVAYGRSKTANILFAVELDRRLRGRGICATALHPGGIMTELMRHTTPEMLQDMAAKAAGNAGARVKVKTVPQGAATSVWAAFVAPAEAIGGRYLVDCQVAEVASGREGVQAYAFDPERAKALWARSEEMVRERFPEA, encoded by the coding sequence ATGGCGCAATTCGGAGCAGAAACCACCACTGAGGACGTGCTTGCGGGCATCGACCTGACGGGCAAGCGCGTGCTCGTCACCGGCGTCTCGGCCGGCCTCGGCATCGAGACCGCGCGGGCCGCGGCGGCGCACGGCGCGCAGGTGATCGGCACCGCGCGCGACCTCGGGAAGGCGGCCACGGCGCTGGCGGAGCATAGCGAACTCGGCATCGAAGTGCTCGAATGCGACCTCGCCTCGCTCGCCAGCGTCCGCGGCTGCGCCGATGCGCTCCTGGGCCGCGACGAGGCCTTCGACGTGATCATCGCCAACGCCGGCGTGATGAACTGCCCATTCGGCCACACCGCCGACGGCTTCGAAACGCAGTTCGGCACCAACCATCTCGGCCATTTCGTCCTGGTCAACCGGCTGGCGCCGCGGCTCAGGCCCGGCGGTCGCGTGGTGATCGTATCGTCGAGCGCGCACCAGTTCGCCGATGTCGATCTGGACGATCCGGGGTTCGAGAAGACCGACTACGATCCGATGGTCGCCTATGGCCGCTCGAAGACAGCCAATATCCTTTTCGCGGTCGAACTGGACCGGCGGCTACGCGGTCGAGGGATATGCGCGACCGCGCTGCACCCAGGTGGGATCATGACCGAATTAATGCGCCACACCACACCCGAAATGCTGCAGGACATGGCCGCCAAGGCCGCCGGGAATGCTGGCGCGCGGGTGAAGGTCAAGACCGTGCCGCAGGGCGCCGCGACCTCGGTCTGGGCTGCTTTCGTCGCGCCGGCGGAAGCGATAGGCGGGCGCTATCTCGTCGATTGCCAGGTGGCGGAGGTCGCTTCGGGTCGCGAAGGCGTGCAGGCCTATGCCTTCGACCCGGAGCGCGCCAAAGCGCTCTGGGCCAGAAGCGAGGAAATGGTCCGGGAGCGGTTCCCCGAGGCTTAG